The Candidatus Equadaptatus faecalis genome contains the following window.
GCACGCAAAAATGTGGTTCAAGGAACTTGAAGGCATCGGCGATACGGCGCAGAACCTTGCGGCGGCGGCCGAGGGTGAAAATTTTGAATGGACAGACATGTACGCGGGTTTTGCGAAAACTGCCGAAGAAGAAGGCTTCCACGCTCTCGCAGAGAAATTCCGCGCTGTTGCCGCCATTGAAAAATCACACGAAGAACGCTACCGCGCGCTTCTGAACAACGTAGAAACCAAACAGGTTTTCGCAAAGAGCGAAGTTAAGGTTTGGGAATGCAGAAACTGCGGACACATTGTCGTCGGCACCAACGCCCCTGATATCTGCCCTGTCTGCGCACATCCGCAGGCGTACTTTGAAATCAACGCGCAGAACTATTAATCCGCGGCACGAAAACCGGCGAAGGGATGGTGAAGACAAAATGAGTGCAATGTTTAAGCTTTCATACGGGCTTTTTGTAGTTACGGCACACGACGGGGAAAAGGACAACGGCTGCATAACGAACACGGTGCAGCAGGTGACCGCGGCTCCGAACAGAATTTCGCTGGCGGTGAACAAAGCGAATTTTACGCATGACATGATTTTGAAAAGCGGCGTTTTCAACGTTTCGATAATTTCCGAAAAGGCAGACTTCGAGCTGTTTAAGCGGTTCGGCTTTGCAAGCGGGCGCGATACCGACAAATTTGCCGGTTACGGCGCCGCAGAACGTGCGGAAAACGGTGTTCTCTACGTAACGGAGGGTACCAACTCGGTGCTTTCCGCGCAGGTTGTCCAGACTGTTGACCTCGGCACGCATACGCTTTTTATAGCTGACGTTACCGGCGAAAAAGTTTTGGACGAAACAGCGTCCGCAACGTATGCATACTATTTTGAGCATATTAAGCCGAAGCCGGAAGCAAAACCGAAAACAAAAGGCTGGGTATGCAAAATATGCGGCTACGTCTACGAAGGCGAGGAACTCCCTGCCGATTTCATCTGCCCTGTTTGTCTCCACCCTGCCTCTGATTTTGAACCGCTGAATTAAACAACTGTTAAAAAACCAAGCCTTCCGATTTCGGAAGGCTTATTTTTTAATGCGAAGCAGCCGGTTTAGGTTTATAAT
Protein-coding sequences here:
- a CDS encoding rubrerythrin family protein — translated: MTKYAGTQTEKNLQAAFAGESQARNKYTYFASKAKKEGFEQIAALFLKTADNEKEHAKMWFKELEGIGDTAQNLAAAAEGENFEWTDMYAGFAKTAEEEGFHALAEKFRAVAAIEKSHEERYRALLNNVETKQVFAKSEVKVWECRNCGHIVVGTNAPDICPVCAHPQAYFEINAQNY
- a CDS encoding flavin reductase, yielding MSAMFKLSYGLFVVTAHDGEKDNGCITNTVQQVTAAPNRISLAVNKANFTHDMILKSGVFNVSIISEKADFELFKRFGFASGRDTDKFAGYGAAERAENGVLYVTEGTNSVLSAQVVQTVDLGTHTLFIADVTGEKVLDETASATYAYYFEHIKPKPEAKPKTKGWVCKICGYVYEGEELPADFICPVCLHPASDFEPLN